Within Grus americana isolate bGruAme1 unplaced genomic scaffold, bGruAme1.mat scaffold_225, whole genome shotgun sequence, the genomic segment TCTCTGACCTACTCCTGCGGAGCTGCTAACAGGGAGatgccctgggcagagccctgctgccaggaggtgtcttcagggcagagctgagcacagagcaggtgggatggggtctgtgagcactgacagggaggagacttggagacagagaaacgGCTCCCGGCAGGGACAACTCCAGGGAACAGAGAGCCAGGCCACCCCTCGGCAtcactctctgctcagctgcttagagaaagagaaaagagttgtgagaaatggactttgaaacGGGACTCTTCTGAGCTCACAAAAGTTGAGTTTCTTCTTCAAGTCCATTGTGTGTGAGATCATCCTCCAACGGAGAGAGGTGTAATTAGCACAGGGCACCTGCATGGTGACCATCAGGTCACTTGTGGGCAGACCAGCTCTCCTGAATCTGCATTAGGGCATAAGGAGCCCTTTTGTCCCTCAGGGCTCACCAGTGTCCAGGCTGAGAGCAAGGTGAAAGATGAGGATTTCTGCCCCTTAAAAGTGCCCTCACTCAGAAGCACAAAGGTGAGCTAACACAAAGGATTTGAACAAAGTTCCCtcccaaaaatgaaaagtaattttgaggggatttttttgagaaacagcataGGACAGGCTCAGAGAAGTCTGCCCTGACTTGTCAATGTATTCTCTTCTTTCAACAGTTCCCCAAGCCCAGACTGAACAAATGTCCAAtgacagctccatcactgagttcctcctcctggcattcgcagacacacgggagctgcagctcttgcacttctggctcttcctgggcatctacctggctgccctcctgggaaacggcctcattatcactgccatagcctgtgaccaccacctccacacccccatgtacttcttcctcctcaacctctccctccttgactTGTGctgcatctccaccactctccccaaagccatggccaattccctctgggacaccagggtcATTTCCTTctcaggatgtgctgcacaggtcttCCTGTTTGCCTTCTTGCTTGGAGCAGAGTAttgtcttctcactgtcatggcctatgaccgctacgttgccatctgcaaacccctgcactacgggaccctcctgggcagcagagcttgtgcccacatggcagcagctgcctggggcagtgggtttctcactgctctgctgcacacggccaatacattttccctacccctctgccacggcaatgctgtggaccagttcttctgtgaaatcccccagatcctcaagctctcctgctcagatgcctacctcagggaagttgggcttcttgtgGTTAGCGTCTGTTTagcctttgggtgttttgttttcattgtggtgtcctatgtgcagatcttcagggccgtgctgaggatcccctctgagcagggacagcacaaagccttttccacgtgcctccctcacctggccgtggtctccctgtttatcagcactggcatatttgcctacctgaagcccccctccatctcctccccatctctggacctggtggtggctgttctgtactcagtggtgcctccagccatgaaccccctcatctacagcatgaggaaccaggagctcaaggatgcagtgtggaaactgaggaCTGGATGGTATTTGGCAGCAATAAACTGCCCATCTTCTGCTGCATAACAGCTATTATTTAACTCATTACAGGCCCAGCCTGTCATCTGTAATTTATATTGTTGATGATGGTGTTTTACTCGCAGTGATGTTGTCATCCCCTCTCTAATTCAGTCTCTGCTGCGCTTTTCTGACCGAGTGGCTGTGTAAACGAGGAGCCatgctctctgtgtgtttaagtaaaataaaggacCTTGCAGCAAGGTCGGGTTTTTTCTGAGATCCTTCCTCCAAGAGCTTTATTGAGGTGCAGGGACAGTTCCtgtgtgcagaggtggcagggaagagactcctggcatggcagcactgccaggaggCACTTGATCTCCCAGagctgttctcttttcacttccacactctctttctgatcccttggtgtgttgggtttgcgtggcaaggttttggtagcgggggggctacaggggtggcttctgttagaagctgccagaagcttcccctgtgtctgatagagccaatgccagccggctccaagatggacccgcccctggccaaggccgagccaatcagcgcctctgtgagaacatatttaagaagaagaaaaacacttagagagagagagcttttgcagccggagagaggagtgagaagatgtaagaaactctgcagacacccaggtcagtgcagaaggaggggcaggaggtgctccaggcgccggagcagagatccccctgcagcccgtggtgaaggccatggtgaagcaggctgtccccctgcagcccatggaggaaggatgagggggtgtagagattccacctgcagcccgtggaggaccccacgccggagcaggtggaggcacctgaaggaggctgcggcccgtgggaagcccacgttggagcaagctcctggcaggaccggtggacccgtcaagaggggagcccatgccagggcaggtttgctggcaggacttgtgaccccgtgggggaccccacgctggagcagtttgctcctgaaggtctgcaccctgtaagagggactccatgctggagcaggggaacgatgagaggagtcctccccctgaggatgaagaagcggcagaaacactgtgagatgaactgaccgtaacccccactccccgtccccctgtgccgctgagggggggaaggttgaagccgggagtgaagtcgagcccgggaagatgggaggggtggggggaggtgttttaagagttgattttattttctcattcctctactctgttttgcctagtaataaattagatgaattccctctctaagttcagtctgttttgctcgtgacgataattagtgagtgatctctccctgtccttatctcgacctacaagcatttcgttatgccttttctcccctgtttagtgaatgaggggagtgagagagcggctctggtgggcacctggcctccagccagggtcaacccaccacacttggCTTTGGTGTAAGGCCTGATTGCTCTGCAGCTTGGTCACAGTCCTGCTGCGTGGTCGTCCTGTgaccgcaggcagggacaggcaacgggcacttctgtgacagagctggcctccgTAGGAGTGGTTCCATCATGAAAGGGGATCTCCTCAGGGCAGTGCATGAAGCCTTAAGCCTTCCTCCAAAGTCACTCTCAAGAACatgcctgtgctggttttggctgggatagagttcattttcttcagagtagctaggatggggctgtgttttggatttgtgctgaagacagtcttgataatacagagatggatttgttattgctgagcagggcttccATGGAGTAAAGGACTTTCCTAATCCtgacaccaccccaccagcaaggaggctgggggtgaaCAACAAGCTGGGACAGCTGATGCCACCTGACCAAACGGATATTCCATGTCATATGACATCGTGCTTAACGttataaagctggggaagaagaaggaagagggggatgtttggagttacggcatttgtcttcccaagtaaccattacatgtgatggagccctgctttcctggagacagtcgaacacctgcctgctgatgggaagtggtgaattaattccttgtcttACTTTGTTTGTTTGCGCAGCTTTTGTGTTAGCTATTGAAAAgcctttacctcaacccaccacttttctcacttttacccttccgagtgtctcccccatcccactggagcagggagtgagcaagcagctggtGGTGCTTAGTTggcagctggggttaaaccacaacactccTGTGATCACTGTCAGTGTTTTCTCATAAGCAACAAAATTCAAGTCATCATTTCTACCACCCCCAAAAGAGGCTCTTCACATGTGAAATCATTGTTGCAGTTTTAGATAAAGGTAAGGACATGCAGAAGGTCTAATCACCGCTACCAGGTGGGAGCTTCCTGCACGCTTCTCATtacaatgaaattaattctgcatCCCAGGGATAAGCTCAGCACAACACGGCCTGAAGGCCAAGCTGTACGTAGAGCATAGTAGAGGCCTGGGTCTGCTCAGGTTTCTGTGACACTGATCACTAACTCCTGGATGTACCATGGTCTGTACCATTTACCAGTACTCCTCTCTGCTCACGTCACCCTTTCTGGATTGTGCCCTCAAACGTGTCAGAGCAATCAGAGAGGGTTTGGGatcctcagaaaaggcagacatcaaacatttcttcaagaagggcaagaggGAGGATTGGGAGAATTACAGGCTGGTCAACCTCACCTTAGTCCCTGAGAAGGTGATGGGCCAAATACACCTGCAGGGATTTACAGGCacttgaaggagaaggaagggactgCCGAACCCACATGGGTAGGGGCAAGAAGGGCATGTTTCGTACCTGGACCTTAGCAAGGGCTTTGACATGGTCTCCATAGTCTCTATACAGTCGGATTGGGCCAACCATGTTGAATGTCTTTATTAACTCCCTGTATAATGTGACAGAGtgcattttcagctcctttgtggATGATGCCAAACTGGGCAGAGCCTCTGAGCGACCTCATCAGGTTAACCCTGCCTTGAGCAGGATAGCCGGACAAGATGAACTTCAGGgctctcttccaacctgagttATTTGATGATTCCATGAGTCTCTCCCTTGGAGAGCTTTTGGAGACAGAATcgacagaggaagaagacaaaacaaagaggcCGAAGTAGAGATAGAAAATGCAGCGgtagaaatacagcagttccTCTGAGGAACATTTCTCCACTCAAATTGTTGGTAGGAAATCTACTGGATAAATTTGATGAAAGCAGCTTACTTTTACCTGCTCAGGTACTGGGCCACAAAGAGGGTGATGGTTGGGCATGGTATGATGTGGTCAATTGTGTATAAGTACCTCATAATCCAGTAGGAAGCAAATGGGGAGGTGAGGtcagttctgcctctggaggtgataggccagcagcaggaacgTGGCTGAGAAAGGGACTCTGAGGTCACTTCATTCTGAAATAGCTGATAGGCCAGACCTTAGCCCATGGCTGGGACATGCGCTTTAAAGCTCACATCTGCCAGCATCTCTGACAGGCCAGCAGAAGTCACCTGGTTGGCACATTGTCTGTGAGATCCCATCTGCCAAAGGACCTAGGCTCCCTCCAGGAAGGGGGCTTATATCTTGGTGGTCATGCCTGTTCTGCCTGAGAACATgatgggacagcagcaggcacacgGCTTGGTCGTGTCTATCATCTGAGAACCTGAAAGGCTAGTAGCCTTGGGAGATCATGGTGAGGTTACTTCTGTCTGCTCAGCTGAAAGGCCTCAAGAAGACTGGTGGGTTGGGATGCCTGCCTGAAGGGTTGTTTCTCAGATGGTGGACTTTCCTTGGAGGTAGGaaacaacaggagagagaaacacTGCCACACAGTGCAGCGTGGAAGAAggagactggacatgaggaggaagaactgtCACTCCAAGGGtagtgctgtggtacaagaaGTCATCCTGAAGGAGTACGAGATCAGTCcatctttgtgtttcaaggaacagagcGTGAGGGTGGACAGATGTCCGTGAATGTATGGAAATGCCAGGGTGAGAGCAAGGTGAGGAAGTGAGATGGGTGTCTACAGTgtggagggaaaagaagcagctgtgggacagcGTAGGACAACGTGTGGTGGAGATGGCAAAGGGAGCTGGCAAGGCTGGAAGTCGCCAAGAGAACCCAAGTCCATGTCCCCTTGGCAATCATCTCTGCCACCAaggcctgtgaggagacatgttGTCCTAAGGCACTGGGGGGGCCTCGTTGCCTCCTTGCACACCCCCAGTAAGGCTGGGAACTGCCATCCCGTTGTCCTTCACTCAGCATGAcaccccccacatcccactgccccaggaagagccctgagcaaggcgtgaaggacaggatctgccttcccaggggctgggggtcaggccttggcccttctgcttcatcaaacaaaagcagggcttcctctgcatctcagctgcctgcacattacctttgcctgcctgcaatCATGGCCTCCAATTATCCCTTCTAACGAGTCCTCGGGGAGCCTTTGCTGGTCATGGTGCTCAGTGGGACTCAATGCTTCAAGgtactctgggttttttccttttacactgaGTCTTTGAGAGGTTTGTGCAATCTCCTCTCAGTACCTGAGGTTCGTTACTCAGCACCAAATACACCATGGGACTCATTAAAATCAAGTAAGCCCTAACGagccatctctctccctgtgattttcttcaagtcttcaagagTTGTACAGATAATTGGAGCTGTTTCCTAGTGTAGTTgtggagaaagatttcaaagaacttctaataaagaggaggttttatttccaagggtgtattttactacttttcagtttagagaagaggtgatggcagcattCCCCAGCAGATCTTGCTCCAGGGTCTCTCCTAAGGACgcctggacaggaggaaaagcagtccCTTGAGGTCTGACACAGCATGGACAACCtccacctcagctccccagccccaccatttctctcattgGCCACTGGGGACTTTCCcttacatcagacttctccactgaattctgcagctggatgttacagctcctttgtacCAACCCGCACttgctttccttagagaaatggctgcacacaggcacagattttttttgcctatttgcaagcaaagaaaagtcaagcacGATAAAGTTTCATCGACATTAAAACACACTCTGCAGCATATGCTTACTACAAGCTGCCTCTAATGACGTTGCATTTCTACAAGGGATAAtcttatgagaaatgttttagataggtaggtaggtaggtcagtagatatatagatatatagatataaacaTAACTAAAGAGTTGGCTAAAGAGACAATTAGACTACTTAATGACAGGGCAAGCTTTTAACTCCCTGatgtcaaagcagcagcttggggTGGGTGACAGGAATGTGAATGAacaaagagcagggagaggagaaaactggAGCACAATGGAAAGGGCCTTTGTCTAGACAGTCTGCTGAAAAGGTGACTTTAGAAAGGGTCATTGTATAATAGACAATAGTTAGATGATGAAATAAGGAAGGTTCAGCACAGGgataaggaaaatctttttctccatgaggacatccaagcattggaacaggtttcACACAGACGTTGTGCCGTCTCTGCCCTTGGGTGTTTTCCAGCCCCCAATGGATAAAGCCTTGAGCAATGTGGCCTGACTCCACATCTGATTCTGCTGCGAGCAGAAGGCCAGAACAGACACCTCCTGAAATCCCATTTAAGAAAGTCGAAACCAAAAAGATGCAGCAGTTTCTTGTCCTCAAGGTCTGCATTTGATGACAGCAGGGAAAGTTCTCAGGTTCCCTGTGACCATGGAAGTAAGTCAGGTTCTTAGTTtagtcagagcagctgcagctctcatgccttgctccaggcactgctgctcaggtgcaGGCCTGCTTGACAGGTATCCCCAAACTGTCCTgaccatttcctttgcttcaccATTCATTCCCTTGtcactcccttcccacctctccagtcCTACTCCTTATCCCCTCCCATGCAAAAAGACAACCCCTTTTATCCATTTCCTCACAGGCCCTGCACGTGCTCCCTTTGAACCCttatttggtgtttctgaggTGGTTATAACGGTGCTTTCTGCCTTGATTAGCAACTACACTACACTAGTactctttttctcatctgtagtgTCCTGTAGCTACCTGAGTTATCACCTTGTTAGAGGCACCATGGCTCAGGATGAACATCAGCACAGGTACTTTCAATGTTGGAGGTTCattccagagggaccttgacacaCCTGGGGATTTGGCCAGCCGAAACTTGAagatttagaaggaaaagctgcagaacaactcCGTGCAGCAGCATGGGCAGTGACCACGCAGGCTAAGGGGTGcttggaggagaagggcctgtgAGTCATGATGGCTGCCGTAGGAGCCAGTGGGCTTCAcattccaaaaggaaaatggagaaaatggagagtGTCCGGGGGAGGTCTGCCAAAATGGAGTGAGGAGCCTAAAGCCTGAGCTGTAGGAGagtctgagggaactgggcgTCTCTAGCTGGCTGAAGGGAAGGCATTGGGCAACCTCATAAGAGCCTGCACCTACCTACCTTGAGAGATGAGGGAGCCGAGCTCTCTTCTGCAGTGGCCAATGAACTGACAGAGGAAACAGCCACAAAGTGCCTCTTGGGAGTTTTGGGCTGAGccttagaaaaaataacatggacTAGAAGGAGCACTGCTGTGACCTCCACCTTTGGAGCTCTTCAGGTTTCAGCTCTGCAAAGTCACAGCTACGTGGAGGATGGACTAGAGTCCCCCAGCAGTCTCCTCCTGCCAAGCCTTCCAAGAGCTTGTTCCTTGGCACGTGCTGTACAGGAAGAGATTAAGCTGGAGGTGAGGCTCTCTAcatcataggataattcagggtggaagggagctctggaggtctCAAGTGCAATGcccagctcaaagcagggccagctctgagatcagaccaggttgctcaggaaaTGTCAGCATCCACAGAGAGAATTTACACACAAACCAGGTCACCATCACAGAACTGGAGACGAGGCATTTGACCAGTTCCCTGAACACCGCTATCGGTAGGCCATGCCTCCTGAGATTCCTGGGAACATGCACCTTCTTTTCCAAGGAGTGGGTTCCTTATGCAAGTTCCCTGGCATATCTCCAGCCCATGGAGTGCTTTAGACTATaaacagaattgaaagaaaGCCTCTGACTTGGGTACTATCAACCTCATTGCTCAAAGAGAGGGATATGGAGGCATCTCAGAGCTTCCACGTTCCTGCTACAGATTCAATGCCTCATaggaaggagctgaagaaaacacttttgaacTGGTATAGCCTTTAGATCATTTCACCTGTGaaggctctgctctctgctttcaatCGTTGGCACCCTGCTTTTCCtcacctgcttttccttgctctcctgccaaaacctgaccaagtgatgagaagaaaggcagcagaaaggccCTAGGCCTCCATGAATCAGCTGTGGTCTGGCAGCTGGAGGGCGCTGGTGTCATTTCATTGTACACCCCACAAAGAATCCAGCTAGGAAGTGAATCTGCAAGTCTGAATCGACAAGGTCCATGGACAGCCCAGGCTGTGTCTATGGCTGTGACTGGAGACCCATACACCTGCAGTGCAGATCAAGCTGGGGCTGAAAGTGGGCTTCAATGGGCTCCTGGGCCCATGGACAGGGATGCAGGTGGAGGCTGCAGGTTATGCTGGTCAGGGCCATGAAGGCCGATGGATGCTCTCAGGGCCCTGACACTGCCCCCGTGGCATCCCACCTGCCAGTGCCCGCAGGAGGCCAAAGTCTCATTCCCTCATGTGCAGGGTCTGTGCTCTGCTAATCTCCTTCCCCTCGTCCCTGGGGATGTGGGAGACCACATGGTCACTGCAGACCAGGCTGACACTGGTCTTCACAGCTCTGaccagttcttcctcttttgggAGTACCCCATCCAGGTGAGCAGAAGACTGGATGGCCCATTTAGAAGCTGacgcacacacccccccacgccTCCATTTAACCTGTTGCGTGTTCCATAGAGAATGTCCATTTATCTGAGCTGCCCTGACATCCCACAGGGCATCCCCCACTTCTCATCTTCCCTGCTGGTCTCTCCTAAATATGTTCTATCTCCACCTACCACAAAAGCCCTGGGAGGTGTCCATCCCCACCTCGGCTCTTCTTCCATTGACATCACATCTCTGTGAAAAAGTGTGAAGaagaaggagtggcagagaggtTCTGTGCTGACCGTAACCCCTCATTCACCATCCCCCTTCAACTCTCAGGGTTGGGGCAGGTAGAAGAATTGGGAATGAAGGGGGAATggtctttcatatttttgtcatatCAAAAGTCTGTttaattgacaataaattaaattgattttcccCAAGTCAGCTCTTCTTTGCCAATGACAGTAATTAGTAAGTGATCTTCCggtctttatcttgacctgtGAGCTAATCTATCTTATTGTCTCCCTTTGTCTTTTTGAGTTGGGGCTGTGAATGAGCA encodes:
- the LOC129200502 gene encoding olfactory receptor 14A16-like, translating into KPLHYGTLLGSRACAHMAAAAWGSGFLTALLHTANTFSLPLCHGNAVDQFFCEIPQILKLSCSDAYLREVGLLVVSVCLAFGCFVFIVVSYVQIFRAVLRIPSEQGQHKAFSTCLPHLAVVSLFISTGIFAYLKPPSISSPSLDLVVAVLYSVVPPAMNPLI